The region AGAGGGTTGATATGGATTCATGGTCACAGCCCAGGTGAATGTAGATTAGATTTAGATTAGATTTAACTTTATTGTCACTACACATGTACAGGAACAGGGAaacgaaatgcagtttagcatctaaacagaagtgcaaaagcagcaagtgcaggatatggcaataaataaataaaatgttatcacTAATTATTTTTGACACGTACACACTCAGCGTTCTGTGTtgaactccaaaaaaaaaaaaaaaaaaaagacaaaaagcactTATCACTAACTACTACAAAAACTAAACACTAACTTATAATTACTACTTATAATTACTTACTTACTAATTTATAGTCCTTTTTTTCCATATGATATTTGAATAGAAACAACTTGCCTGACTGGAATTTGATTTTATAAGCTGTATCCTACATTCTATAGtcaaaacaattaatcaataaatcatcaaaatgatcagaaaattaattgataataaaaatgttcattagTTGCATGTGTACTGAGTGGGACATTGCATAGCGATGCTGTGAGCGAAATGGTAGCCTGCTAACAACCTGATGTTAAGTGGGTgcgtttaccatgttcaccatcttagtttagtttGTTAGCCTTAAATTTACTAACTGGCAGTGAACATGAAGTACAGCTGGGGCTCATGGggatgtcattagttttgtttgtgaaaGTCTTGGACAAATCAAACTTATTATCTGATGATGGCGCTTCACAGAATCATCACTAGTGTGACAGTTCATTCTGAAGGGACCATAATTCCTTAATACCAAAATTCATGGAAATCCTTCCAAAAGTTGCTGAGatgtttcactcaaaaccaaaaacatctcatgttttttttcataagccagctgcaaaatatgctaatacatgctaattagggcaggggtgtccaaactgttccataaagagctgtgtggctgcaggtttttcttccaaccaatgaagagcacacagtttgaccaatcagctgtctgaagactgagaggGTGAGCTGACAAACTCAGAAAATAACATTACCTGGATCAGTAGATCTAAAGGCTTTGATTTGAGTGTCTAGTTgcactgttcctttaaagtaGTTGCAGGTTGCTGTTTGCATTCTTCAAATAGCTGGTGAAACCCTGATGAGTCAGTGGCTTGATAAAATTCATAGTTTTCCTCATTCACATCAGCTAGATTGCTGCATGCTCTCATAAGAGTAGAGCTCCCATATCATAGACGTCCTTCTCTCAAGACATTAGGGTCTTCAATAATAATGCGTCACTGTAAGAGTTAGGTCAACACAATATTCACaggctgtttatttttatttttaattttgattttatttctttgctgcTGTCTGATCTCttaacatgcaaaaacaaagtCAGTTGTATTATAAGAGCAgaacttaaaaaacaaaaacaagaacaaagtgtCACAGCGCAGAGTGACATTTTGACAATCATGAAGAACACATCAGGAAATATATTACAGCTCATAATAGCTTCAGAAGAGACCTGTTTTCTTCCCAGAAACTATCATAACAGCCCACTTATAAAAGCTGGAGTGTTGGAAACAATATATTAGACATGAAGGACTTAGTTTAAAGGTCAGTGCTACTTTAAACTTCAACTTGAGTTAGCCTGGAGAACAATATCCTCCTGTAAAGGTCAGTCTAATGGTTAACATTTTTAGGCATTTTAGGTGGTTAGCTGACACCCTTATCGAGAGTAATTTACGACCAGCGGGCATGAAGCAGTTCACTGTTCCACTCAAGGACACATGGCTGTTGATAGACACGTTGACTTTCATGGATCAAATGTAAACCTTCAGTGTCCCCTATCAAAGTAAAGAATGCAACACATGCGTTATTATCTTGTGgccacacattttttttttttaatccaaagtcaccagaggggctccgtactGTTTGTGTAAGTGCGCATacacagtaatgaaaataattaataaacaataaaaataaaacgttAGAAATTGGGGTGGTTTAAAATTATTACAACCTGTGAAACTTTAACTTGTGAGAATATTCTTGCACTCTAAAGAATGCTGCCcttttgttgtgctgttgtcGAAATCCTGTTTAGCTGCTGCtgattgatgtttttttaattatatatatatatatatatatatatatatatatatatatatatatatagagagagagagagagagagagagagagagagagagagagaacaggtcACAGATGTCCTACTTCTGGTTGTGGCGTTGCTTTGATCTTATTCCATTTTTCATCCTTCGGTCTCCTTCATCTCACTTGCATAGGGACTGGTGAAAGTGGGAAGAGCACTTTCATCAAACAGATGAGGATCATCCATGGCAGCGGATACAGTGAAGCTGACAGGAAAGGTTTCACTCGGCTGGTGTTTCAGAACATCGTCACAGCCATTCAGGCACTGATCGAAGCCATGAAGACTCTACAGATCGACTACATCGATGACCAGAACGTTGTGAGAAACtgtacatgtttttaaaaaagacagtGTCAATGTCttcagaagcattttattttagtagTTGAGGTTTACCGTGGTCACCATCTTAGTTTTGCATGTTAGGAAGTTTTGAACgaactgaaattttgacctgatgatggtgctggatAAGAAGTTTAGAAATTACCTAAGTGATTACAGTgaatcctgaggggaacatgaatgtctttaCCAATTGTTACTgtccaatagctgttgagacattttACTTAGAACTataaatgtcagcctcatgTTAGCACTGGAGGAAAAGCCAGGGAATCGCCAAAGTCATCAGGGTTCATCATCTGGGGACAAtgaatgtctgtaaaaaaaTTCATAGCAATACATTCAGTAGTTGAGTTGATTGTCTGGACCAACATGGTGGACTGAACAACCTAACGACTGATCTTGCCATCCAAAGACTCTTTTACAGCTCTCATCTTCCTAAATGTCTATTTATAGGTCAGTCAAAAATACAGAGATTatgtatggagaaaaaaaaaatcacctgtgAATGTTGTATGTTTCAGAGCCACGCAGAGAAGCTGAGCAAAGTGGAGGCAGACCAGGTGTCCACTCTGGAGGTCTGGCAGGTGGATGCCATTAAAAGAGTGTGGAATGACCACGGTATTCAAAGGTGCTATGACCGCAGGAGGGAATTCCAGTTATCTGACTCTGCCAAATAGTAAGACCTTCATATAATTCATATCAGATCATTTACATAAATCTAATGCTCTCCCAGAGAACCGAAgctttgtgctttattttttgcattCATAAACTCAAATATAAGAGTATGGCTTCATGCCAATAAATGTTAGATGTAAATGTGCATAGAACAAGTGCAGTTGATCTGAATGTTTGTGTCAGGATATTAAACTGGATGCACTGTTGTTAACTTTTCAGTTACCTGAGTGACTTGGACAGAATCACAGCATCGTTTTACATCCCAACCCTGCAGGACATCTTGAGAGTCAGGGTCCCCACCACAGGCATCATAGAGTATCCCTTTGACCTTTCAAAAGTTATCTTCAGGTAGGGTTTTTTTTACTCTATTACCTGCCacagcaaaaatataaataaaatttaaatatttattaaaatgtgatgGATTTTCCTATTAAAACAACAAGTCTCTGATGCTGTTTTGAAACTCATCTGATGAAATCTGAGGATTTGGTGTCATTATTTGACACTATAACAAATTCAGAGAGTGAATCTGTGAAAGCAGTAgttcgacattttgggaaatacactcatTTGCTTCCTCCTGCTGAGTTAGATGGGAAGATTGATCACTCTGTCATTACACTGTGAAGGTACAGCCTGCAGCGGATTGTCTTAGCACAGAGACatcacctctaaagctcactaatcaAGACACTCTATATGTGTATATAGACAGAAAAGCTGTAGTTTTTTCCGGGGAGTTGCTGTACAACCCAACTTTTTGTGTAaattggaaaaaagaaatgtattaaTTAGGGATTTTTAAAGATCCCAGACAGATTTAGTTTTttgcctttggacagagccaagctaTATAGTACAGCAATATaatgaactattcctttaataatATAGGAGCTTTTATATTTTACCTAGGATGGTGGATGTGGGTGGTCAGCGttcagagaggaagaagtggaTTCACTGTTTTGAGAACGTCACCTCCATCATATTCCTTGCGGCCCTCAGCGAATACGATCAAGTCCTTTATGAGAGCGAGAATGATGTAAGCCCAAAAGCCATTCAGTCTGTTGTGCTTCAAAATTATGATTTTATTCTAGATTTCTTGTTCCTTGGCTATAGTTGCTGTCCAAAAGTCTTCCTTCATATATGCCCATGAAATTTGCATTGTCCGATCAGGTCACACTTTTCTGTTGTCTGAGATTATCTTCCCCCTTTCTTCAGAATCGACTGAAAGAGAGCATCGCCTTGTTCAAGACGATCCTCTCATACCCTTGGTTCCAGGAGTCCTCCACCATCCTCTTCCTGAACAAAACAGACCTGCTAAATGAGAAAATCTTACATTCTCCTTTGGCAACCTACTTCCCAGCCTACAGTGGTAAGGCATGctcttctctttttgttgtacatgtgtgaaaacaacatttataGCTACAGTATGTCTGAAACCACTGACTACGATTTAGTGCGGTGtaatcactgtaaactgaatgtttttgtgttttggattgttggtcagacaaaacatctAAAGATGTCATgttgatttcagagaagcacgATTGCAACAAATACTCGATAATGTGATtgtcagattaatcaataatgaatatACATGTTGCAGTACTAATTGTGATTGTAAATTCCTAGACCATGACACTCTATTTTCTGGTAACAACCATCTGAAATCTCTCTTTACTGGTCTCCATAGAGTAAGCCTATCATTGACTACTTTGGGAGTAGTCAATGAGTGAACAAGGGTGTGATTTCAAACATCGCCCATGTCTTAAACGATCTCTTGGAGTGTAATTTCCTCTAAATACACAAATTCACTTGGATTTTGACCACTTTCGCCCCCACAGGTCCTCCGGGTGATGCTGAATCTGCAAAAAAGTTCATCTTGCAAATGTACGTTGAGCAGCACAGCGGGCATCATAAACCCCTTTACACACACTACACCTGCGCCACGGACACCGAGAACATCCGGGTTGTCTTCAGAGCCGTCAAAGACACGCTCTTCAGAGATAACCTTGAAAAGTTCAACCTCGAATGAGGGCGGTTGTAGGACCAAGAGATGGTTTCACCTTTAGGAACAGGAAAGACAGTTACAGTCGTGTTGTAACACTTTTATGGACATTTTATCTGCTATGTGCTGTCGGCCCTCAGATAGGTAAGGCACCTTTATCTCAGTACTGTAAAACGCAGACAGTATGTGCCATTTTTTTACAACACAGTTCATCATatgcaaatgttaaaaaaagcatattttctATTGCTACAAGAGGAAATGGACAACTGTCAGTTAATCTTTATACTGCACTGTTACAGACAGTTTCCCTTGCTAACATCACTGTTTGAGAATCGACAAATAGTATCAAACTGGTTTGACAAAATCTTATCTTGCAAAAATGCAACCTACCCTGCCTTACAGCTCTGGAGAGAGGAAGTAAAGGATAGCTTACAGGGAAGTAGAGTCTTAGTTTAAATGTATGCTAATGATTTTATGTGCAGTAACATCCATGTAGcctatgaaattatttttttcgcTCATTTTCACTAAATATAGATATTAAAATCAcacatatgtgtttttaaactaaatgaATTCTGCACTGTTCCTTACCTTTCTTGTCACTTTGCACAGAACATTATTTTGACATTGAcatgaaataatataaatatgaGAAGGAAAACATGCAGGAATGTATGATCCAGCTCATGGATCAAAGGCTGTTTTTGGACACCCCTCCTGCATGCTTGAGCTCCAGGCGTGGCCACGCTGATTGGCATGCTGTGGTAACAACCTTTGTACCAAATAATGGTCAACAATGTGCAAAGGTCTGACAGGCTGgtttctgtcttcctgtctaaCCGTTGGGACTGAACAGTGGTAAGTGAAAAGGGGCATTCAGCGAGGTTAGACCTGCAGAGAGAACAATGCCTGTTTCCACACGGAAGCAGAGTCTGTCTAGGTACTATtgattttatctgttttgtGGCTGTAGTTTGTTTGTTCAAGGGTTGAAAAGTTCAGTGCTAATGCAGGATATAAAGAACACATTTGAAGTTGCCTTAAAAACAGTAGAAGGGTAAGCGTCAGATATTTACTTTGGATCAGTTACTATTTTCTTACCAGCATGTGGTTAAGTGTGTGAATAGTATCAGCGCATAAAGCTGACAGTGTTCTCATTAGGGCCCGAactgtaactgaagggattattattcttatcctcttttatttttcttccgccACTTTGttggctaatttgaccccctgaaagTGCTCAgaaagtcaccaaactttgcctAAAATTGTCCCACGAcaaaaattcttgtttgacactgtccgtgCGACTGGGCGCGGCCAAACGGCTCTGCTGTGCCCCCTagaatgtgaaaatattcaccgtaAGACCTACGTACTatcggtacacagatgcatcataTCGAAacgagaaaaaaagcctctaGGAGAAAAATTTCACGATGTAAAGGAAAtcggccattttggaaagactgcACCATATTGCCTTTCGTACTCGCTGTACATTGACAAACTCCTCCTAGGGGAATTGTCCGATTGCGCTGAattttggtcagattgctcagaaggcattagggacaaaaagttatcaaatgttttgacgTGGGTTACACGGTCTGCCC is a window of Toxotes jaculatrix isolate fToxJac2 chromosome 16, fToxJac2.pri, whole genome shotgun sequence DNA encoding:
- the LOC121195554 gene encoding guanine nucleotide-binding protein subunit alpha-11-like; the protein is MEECCMSGDDLERLRIHREIERQLRRDKRESHRELKLLLLGTGESGKSTFIKQMRIIHGSGYSEADRKGFTRLVFQNIVTAIQALIEAMKTLQIDYIDDQNVSHAEKLSKVEADQVSTLEVWQVDAIKRVWNDHGIQRCYDRRREFQLSDSAKYYLSDLDRITASFYIPTLQDILRVRVPTTGIIEYPFDLSKVIFRMVDVGGQRSERKKWIHCFENVTSIIFLAALSEYDQVLYESENDNRLKESIALFKTILSYPWFQESSTILFLNKTDLLNEKILHSPLATYFPAYSGPPGDAESAKKFILQMYVEQHSGHHKPLYTHYTCATDTENIRVVFRAVKDTLFRDNLEKFNLE